A DNA window from Anastrepha ludens isolate Willacy chromosome 6, idAnaLude1.1, whole genome shotgun sequence contains the following coding sequences:
- the LOC128866263 gene encoding DNA repair protein RAD50: MSIIEKLSIQGIRSFGSNSEDVQTITFSSPVTLILGENGCGKTTVIECLKYGLTGEVPPGSDRGRSFVHDPKIFNQAGTLGQVKLEVSNLQGKRISVCRSMKISNKRGKYSFETLDATMNYIDSKSDGKGSTNSISKRCVDVDVAMCQFMGVSKAIINNVLFCHQEDSSWPLDESKKLKEKFDAIFGITEFNKTIERIIKMRKEEADNLKVKEADLRLLAHLKQEMDDKSLTLKKAQEKCAAIEQECERCEEEMKPIDARLLEIRNVEYEVGKYQAQKVEIETEQKNCQEQILALNSNIKVPFEGSREELEQEISDFGQKMLEKKRRRNVLDKKLNDSKIEEKTLQKRFTDLDKRRILLMQQRQKEQECVSKRAEQLKTLCQHLEITLTEDLEFQPECVAGVLEKVEHSLMDKERIIGDSVAQTDEDDRGRQAEIDGQRVELTKVEEGIVAHEKQKKVNEKELETITKEIAEIETSARRIKILSKNIDSLIKLMDEMNGKCNQESMRADIAENKARIVKLQEQFRELDARLTKLNMMSKLIAEITLKQKELEKKEQDARRVKGKHADNFKKLFSRTVESNYKRAMQICSEKLRDSIKELSGKSNKLQLEQQSFEIKRKNLKAELLKLEKELEEAKEKVYEACHAASYEDTLGKSKAAMAKYQLEHGALLSAEAMYKRYIEKVTEEPCCPLCHKDMTSTEATDITMELSDEINRLPENIKRTEKLLKAEQKKYENLLHIKSVVETVAKLELDIPKKKKELASIEEKLAKCVEDTESLQMLLAEPTTSLELADSMMGDVSLLDEAMKEVTRLKNDIAQLNAKLPPDFESDANLDDLQMVKSGISEELDAERHTLEEKQANLEKIVSALNKMQEQKNSYQDERIKLQEGQQSLAQLQERQTELKNLIESGTTEIKQLKTKLPALKQKLNALIAEKNRILETSRKRVAKMQTELNSYKKIDHDIQRLNDEVIEFQLLNLATEIADMKESIKTCKAEVEAKAEEIAKTSNELEVIKTECLQQETLERDLRDNREMKILQEKKAGIDVRVEALAKQLGKMDFPKLSQEKNSLIKKREKGTVRKGELLGKIGEVKNQIKKLESEINEPKFKDSLENYRRAFYEVDTSRQLIKDLGESRVSLEWSLMKFHAEKMERINRLIREYWRLIYRGNDIDYIQIQTDEVDLNANADRRRNYNYRVVQSKNSSEIEMRGRCSAGQRVLASLIIRMALAETFSSNCGVLALDEPTTNLDRNNILSLCEALNRIVDERRMQSNFMLIIITHDDDFISTLGKINTYHRVFRNDECKSVIRKVKVS; the protein is encoded by the exons ATGTCCATTATAGAAAAATTATCGATCCAGGGTATTCGTAGTTTCGGCTCAAATTCGGAAGATGTTCAG acAATAACTTTTTCTTCACCGGTGACATTGATATTGGGAGAGAATGGTTGCGGTAAAACCACTGTGATTGAGTGCCTCAAATATGGGCTCACTGGGGAGGTGCCGCCTGGCAGTGACCGCGGTCGAAGCTTTGTACACGATCCGAAAATATTTAATCAAGCAGGCACGTTGGGGCAAGTTAAATTGGAAGTTAGCAACCTACAAGGAAAACGCATATCCGTTTGTCGTTCTATGAAGATATCAAACAAGCGGGGCAAGTATTCATTTGAAACGCTGGATGCGACTATGAACTATATAGACAGTAAGAGCGATGGCAAGGGCTCTACGAACTCCATTAGTAAGCGTTGTGTGGATGTCGATGTGGCTATGTGTCAGTTTATGG GAGTGTCGAAGGCTATTATTAACAATGTGTTATTCTGTCACCAAGAGGATTCAAGTTGGCCGTTGGACGAATCTAAAAAGTTGAAGGAGAAGTTCGATGCTATTTTCGGTATAACGGAATTTAATAAAACCATTGAGAGGATCATAAAAATGCGTAAAGAGGAGGCTGACAATTTAAAAGTGAAAG AGGCGGACTTACGCCTTCTTGCACACTTGAAACAAGAAATGGATGATAAGTCACTGACTTTAAAAAAGGCACAAGAGAAGTGTGCAGCCATAGAGCAGGAGTGTGAGCGCTGTGAGGAGGAAATGAAGCCAATTGATGCGCGTTTGCTGGAAATTCGCAACGTTGAGTATGAAGTGGGGAAGTATCAGGCGCAAAAAGTAGAGATAGAAACTGA GCAAAAGAATTGCCAGGAACAGATATTGGCTTTGAACAGCAATATAAAAGTGCCATTTGAAGGTAGTCGAGAGGAACTAGAGCAGGAAATTTCTGATTTCGGTCAGAAAATGCTTGAGAAAAAGCGGCGGCGCAATGTTCTAGATAAAAAATTGAACGAttcaaaaatagaagaaaaaacacTACAAAAGCGTTTCACTGATTTGGATAAAAGACGCATATTGCTAATGCAGCAGCGTCAAAAGGAACAAGAATGCGTTTCGAAACGCGCCGAACAATTGAAAACACTTTGCCAACATTTAGAAATTACGCTTACCGAAGATCTAGAATTTCAGCCTGAGTGTGTGGCAGGTGTGTTGGAGAAAGTTGAGCACTCATTGATGGATAAAGAGCGTATTATAGGCGATAGTGTTGCGCAAACGGATGAAGACGATCGTGGCAGGCAAGCAGAAATAGATGGCCAACGCGTTGAGCTTACTAAAGTGGAAGAGGGAATCGTAGCgcatgaaaagcaaaaaaaggtcAATGAAAAGGAATTGGAAACTATCACGAAAGAGATTGCTGAAATAGAGACTTCTGCGCGGCGCATCAAAATTCTATCGAAAAACATAGATAGTCTGATTAAACTGATGGACGAAATGAACGGTAAATGCAATCAAGAGTCGATGAGAGCTGATATAGCTGAAAATAAAGCGAGAATTGTAAAGTTGCAAGAACAATTTCGTGAATTAGACGCACGACTAACCAAGTTGAATATGATGTCCAAATTAATTGCCGAAATCACGTTGAAACAAAAAGAGTTGGAGAAGAAAGAACAGGATGCACGCCGTGTAAAAGGCAAGCATGCAGATAACTTTAAGAAACTCTTTAGCCGCACCGTCGAGTCTAACTACAAGCGAGCTATGCAAATATGCAGCGAGAAATTGCGCGACTCTATCAAGGAACTTAGTGGAAAGTCAAACAAATTGCAGTTGGAACAACAGTCGTTTGAGATAAagcgtaaaaatttaaaagctgaACTCCTTAAACTGGAAAAGGAACTCGAAGAAGCAAAAGAGAAGGTTTACGAGGCATGTCATGCAGCATCATATGAGGATACGTTGGGCAAAAGTAAAGCCGCCATGGCAAAATATCAGTTGGAACACGGGGCGTTACTGTCAGCGGAGGCTATGTACAAAAG ATATATAGAAAAAGTTACAGAAGAGCCTTGTTGTCCGTTGTGCCATAAGGACATGACCAGCACTGAG GCCACTGATATCACAATGGAGCTATCTGATGAGATCAATCGCCTGCCGGAGAACATAAAACGCACTGAAAAGCTATTAAAAGCAGAgcaaaagaagtatgaaaatCTGTTGCACATTAAATCGGTAGTAGAGACGGTGGCTAAATTGGAATTAGACATcccaaagaagaagaaagaactCGCCAGCATTGAAGAGAAGCTAGCCAAGTGCGTGGAAGACACTGAATCACTCCAAATGCTCTTAGCTGAACCGACTACATCATTGGAGTTGGCTGACTCCATGATGGGTGATGTATCACTGCTGGATGAGGCCATGAAAGAGGTTACGCGTCTGAAAAATGATATTGCGCAATTAAAT GCAAAGCTACCTCCTGATTTTGAGTCTGACGCTAACTTAGACGATCTACAAATGGTAAAGTCTGGTATATCTGAGGAGCTTGATGCAGAGCGTCATACTTTGGAGGAGAAGCAAGCGAATCTTGAAAAGATTGTGAGTGCACTTAACAAGatgcaagaacaaaaaaattc CTATCAAGATGAACGTATAAAACTCCAGGAAGGACAGCAATCGTTGGCGCAGCTACAAGAACGCCAGacagaattgaaaaatttaatcgaAAGCGGAACTACggaaattaaacaattaaaaactaaattgccTGCGTTGAAGCAAAAGCTAAATGCTCTAATTGCTGAGAAGAATCGCATTCTGGAGACGTCGCGTAAGCGTGTGGCCAAAATGCAAACCGAGTTAAATTCCTACAAGAAAATCGACCACGATATACAGCG ACTAAATGACGAAGTGATTGAATTTCAATTGTTAAATCTGGCAACCGAAATCGCCGATATGAAAGAGTCAATTAAAACATGCAAAGCGGAGGTCGAAGCAAAG GCAGAAGAAATTGCCAAAACATCAAATGAGCTTGAGGTGATCAAAACAGAATGCCTGCAGCAGGAGACTCTGGAACGCGATCTGAGAGATAATCGTGAAATGAAAATACTGCAGGAGAAAAAGGCCGGCATTGATGTTCGAGTTGAAGCATTGGCCAAACAACTGGGGAAAATGGATTTCCCCAAACTGTCGCAGGAAAAGAATTCTCTGATTAAAAAACGCGAAAAGG GTACTGTACGTAAGGGTGAATTACTCGGcaaaattggcgaagttaagAATCAAATCAAGAAATTAGAAAGCGAGATAAATGAACCGAAATTCAAGGATTCGCTCGAAAATTATCGTCGCGCTTTCTACGAAGTGGACACTTCACGACAATTGATAAAGGATCTTGGCGAGAGTAGGGTAAGCTTGGAATGGTCTCTGATGAAATTTCATGCGGAGAAAATGGAACGTATTAATCGTCTCATACGTGAGTATTGGCGTTTAATTTATCGCGGCAACGACATTGactacatacaaatacaaaccGATGAAGTTGATTTGAACGCGAATGCCGATCGTCGGCGCAATTATAATTATCGTGTGGTGCAGTCGAAAAATAGTTCGGAGATTGAAATGCGCGGCCGTTGTAGTGCCGGTCAACGTGTGTTGGCCTCGTTAATTATACGCATGGCGTTGGCCGAGACATTCAGCAGCAATTGTGGTGTGCTGGCTTTGGATGAGCCGACCACCAATTTGGATCGTAATAATATTTTGTCGTTGTGTGAGGCATTGAATCGCATCGTAGACGAAAGGCGCATGCAATCCAATTTTATGTTGATCATAATTACGCATGACGACGATTTCATCTCCACCTTGGGAAAGATAAACACCTATCATAGAGTGTTTCGGAATGATGAATGCAAATCGGTTATACGTAAAGTAAAGGTGTCTTAA
- the LOC128866008 gene encoding uncharacterized protein LOC128866008 translates to MAENGMRVGGVSGADVGDYSNGNHEHDLGQENIKNTPRLNETAQKYMQELLAERSRMENHFPLAVKLIDEALERIQLNGRIPTREQYADVYQQRTIRLSQKVHVPIKDKKFNYVGKLLGPKGNSLRRLQEETQCKIVILGRFSMKDRVREEELRNSADAKYAHLNLPLHVEVSTVAPPAEAYARIAYALAEIRRYLIPDKHDDIRQEQFRELMEDPEAAKKITIRQQQQQQQQQQNNAHSVGGNNNNSNHRPGGPAGGSGMYRPKYQQQSHNYHYNDEAVYYRSHNNSYHQPKPYVPATQRSNLMHSSMPPQAIVNASPSGLIPNTSNYSGRGSVINSGVPSNNVNNLRYRSSLPPYQFVKK, encoded by the exons ATGGCGGAAAATGGCATGCGTGTTGGAGGCGTCAGTGGTGCTGATGTTGGCGACTACAGTAATGGTAATCATGAACATGACTTAGGtcaggaaaatataaaaaatacaccgCGTTTAAACGAAACTGCTCAAAAGTACATGCAGGAATTACTAGCTGAGCGATCGCGAATGGAGAATCATTTTCCCTTGGCTGTCAAGTTGATCGATGAAG CACTCGAACGTATTCAGCTAAACGGCCGCATTCCCACGCGCGAACAATATGCAGATGTTTATCAACAAAGGACTATTCGACTTTCCCAAAAGGTGCACGTTCCAATTAAAGATAAAAAG TTTAATTATGTTGGAAAATTACTTGGGCCAAAAGGAAATTCACTGCGACGTCTTCAAGAGGAGACACAATGTAAGATTGTCATACTCGGTCGTTTCTCAATGAAAGATCGAGTGCGTGAAGAGGAGTTGCGAAACTCAGCTGATGCCAAATATGCCCATCTTAATTTGCCATTACATGTTGAAGTGTCAACTGTTGCCCCACCAGCTGAAGCGTATGCTCGCATTGCATATGCTTTAGCAGAAATTCGACGTTATTTGATACCAGACAAACACGATGACATACGGCAAGAGCAGTTTCGCGAACTGATGGAGGATCCCGAAGCCGCTAAGAAAATTACTATAcgtcaacagcaacagcagcagcaacaacaacaaaacaatgctCATTCAGTTGGCGGCAATAACAATAACTCGAATCATCGCCCAGGAGGGCCGGCAGGAGGAAGTGGCATGTACAG gcCTAAATACCAGCAGCAGTCTCATAATTACCATTATAATGATGAGGCCGTTTACTACCGATCACATAACAACTCTTACCATCAACCAAAACCTTATGTGCCAg ctACCCAACGCTCAAACCTAATGCACTCCTCAATGCCGCCACAAGCTATTGTAAACGCTTCACCATCGGGATTGATACCAAATACATCAAATTATAGTGGGCGTGGATCGGTTATTAATAGCGGTGTACCATCCAATAACGTAAACAATTTACGATATCGTTCGTCATTGCCGCCTTATCAATTTGTaaagaaataa